From the genome of Neodiprion pinetum isolate iyNeoPine1 chromosome 3, iyNeoPine1.2, whole genome shotgun sequence, one region includes:
- the LOC124215455 gene encoding uncharacterized protein: MRELLVTITLLFVVSSEEFEIKKRAEIPPEVDPNFWPVRGKRSHWNIGVPHYFSSLSQQRPEVDFLGYSKAMKTVRPWPGSGTFLLDQGELAFSDNWRSGLCPRKKSISLIVPLRDWQPDGCDGVSGCGEGCGRFSVSRSRDRRNDEQPRIDEPLYAEEPRWIEIDYKRHELERSAGNEEPFFVARGKKGDDRRDSDCRRRRQLEEVFGSYDEEPFFVARGKREVVEEEKDEAGLRVKPISKMTGENKFNYQLNRAYAKNGPSARKRPGNSQEDEKKAGNFGGKSPPKNSGSRANGKQKEPVSSVQSGLLDDQEGIHRLSKRSSDPNEAPVFHGDDEKWRNNVQSRYSRPRDKHSNLQSILEEPFFISRGKKDGGDEYLYDAGEELPVRTTPSEEERAAIDAILKIYRGLKTSSLFYTGGGFELSGMLGERGFEPAKAKKSEQDKPPRNRRGMLDDLLKSDDPFYVTRGKRLFGRLEPSDFSPPRQSLETIRREPYNNRENSGSSGKFSLFAKTTRTKLLSKLSDFARPNFRNFTSVTLSDRN; the protein is encoded by the exons ATCAAAAAGCGGGCAGAGATTCCTCCAGAAGTTGACCCGAATTTCTGGCCAGTTCGAGGCAAACGATCACACTGGAACATCGGAGTGCCACATTATTTCAGCAGTTTATCGCAACAGCGTCCAGAAGTCGATTTCCTGGG ATACTCGAAGGCCATGAAAACCGTGCGTCCCTGGCCCGGTTCAGGCACGTTCCTACTGGACCAAGGGGAGCTGGCCTTCTCCGACAACTGGAGGTCTGGACTTTGCCCGAGAAAGAAGTCGATCTCGTTGATCGTGCCGCTGCGCGATTGGCAGCCAGATGGATGCGACGGAGTTTCCGGATGCGGCGAAGGATGCGGACGATTTTCCGTATCGCGAAGCCGCGATCGAAGGAATGACGAGCAGCCGCGAATCGACGAGCCTCTTTACGCGGAGGAGCCGCGATGGATCGAAATAGACTACAAGCGTCACGAGCTCGAGAGATCGGCCGGCAATGAGGAGCCCTTCTTCGTCGCCAGGGGGAAAAAGGGCGATGATCGCAG GGATTCTGACTGCAGGAGGCGACGACAACTTGAGGAAGTCTTTGGCTCGTACGATGAGGAGCCATTTTTCGTCGCTAGGGGAAAGAGGGAAGTCgttgaagaggaaaaagatgAGGCGGGGCTGCGAGTAAaaccaatttcaaaaatgactGGGGAGAACAAATTCAACTATCAACTGAACCGGGCCTATGCAAAAAATGGCCCGAGCGCCAGAAAGAGGCCGGGGAACTCTCAGGAAGATGAAAAGAAGGCTGGGAATTTTGGGGGAAAATCACCACCGAAGAACTCCGGGTCGAGAGCGAACGGAAAGCAGAAGGAGCCGGTTTCTTCGGTGCAAAGTGGACTTCTCGACGACCAGGAGGGTATTCATCGACTATCGAAACGTTCTTCCGACCCTAACGAGGCCCCGGTATTCCACGGAGATGACGAAAAATGGCGCAACAACGTCCAGTCTCGTTATTCTCGGCCTCGTGACAAGCACTCCAATTTGCAGAGCATACTCGAGGAGCCGTTCTTCATTTCTAGGGGCAAAAAGGATGGAGGAGATGAATATTTATACGACGCGGGGGAAGAGTTACCGGTTAGAACAACGCCCAGCGAGGAGGAACGAGCAGCGATCGACGccatattgaaaatttatcgcgGTCTAAAGACCAGCTCGCTTTTTTATACCGGTGGGGGTTTCGAGCTATCCGGAATGCTTGGCGAACGCGGCTTCGAGCCTGCGAAAGCAAAAAAATCGGAACAGGACAAACCGCCGAGAAATCGGAGAGGGATGCTCGATGATCTTCTGAAGAGCGACGATCCCTTTTACGTCACCAGAGGCAAACGGCTCTTCGGAAGACTCGAGCCGTCGGATTTTTCACCGCCGAGACAATCGTTGGAAACTATTCGCAGAGAACCGTATAATAATCGCGAAAATTCTGGAAGttcgggaaaattttcactttttgccAAAACCACACGCACGAAACTGCTCAGTAAATTGTCAGACTTTGCGAGACCCAATTTTCGAAACTTCACAAGCGTCACACTCAGCGACCGCAATTAA